A stretch of Cheilinus undulatus linkage group 20, ASM1832078v1, whole genome shotgun sequence DNA encodes these proteins:
- the LOC121528618 gene encoding hyaluronan-binding protein 2-like, with protein MSVLAEVASEICDLQPDYLEILDSSGKKDYEYYDFPTEIPPVDSDLSGLDEALDDWLYELLDVTDQCDPNPCLNGGSCDTYVGGGFICACPEPYTGKKCQTVKDVCKHVHCGQGSCVVTSTAPFYECKCKPPFKPPHCRKASPCRPNPCQNGGTCKRGQKRSSFQCSCPEGHTGNFCEVGPNDCYQEDGESYRGMVSMTVDGEECLDWNSYFIQQKGGDPFREYAGFDGIGPHNFCRNPDGDDQPWCFVKKDDKLRWSYCNVRKCTAAPPTVPTIHETDPTPAKPDVPPFLFSQCGKPQPGRSARIFGGKKSLPGAHPWQASLQTRTRGSSGPFRHICGGILLESCWVLTAAHCIKSGMEMQVVLGGVDIEKDEAFDQVIPVERAIVHEEYKETPFALHNDVAMLKLRVTDKPYCAKETRFVKTACLPNTRFDSGTECVISGWGVTETQKYGTNQLLDARVLLISQEKCQAPHVYGNTLDDSMFCAGNMRGGVDSCQGDSGGPLVCERNGTHYVVGVVSWGDGCGKKYKPGVYANVAQFIDWIAHHLLT; from the exons ATGTCTGTTCTGGCAGAGGTGGCCTCTGAGATCTgcgatctgcagccagactatctTGAAATTTTAGACAGCTCCGGAAAAAAAG ATTATGAGTACTATGATTTTCCCACTGAAATCCCTCCAGTAGACTCAGATTTGTCTGGTTTGGATGAAGCTTTAGATGACTGGTTGTATGAACTCCTGGATGTGACAG ATCAGTGTGATCCAAACCCGTGTTTGAACGGAGGCAGCTGTGACACTTATGTAGGCGGAGGTTTCATATGTGCGTGCCCCGAGCCTTACACAGGAAAGAAGTGTCAGACAG TGAAAGATGTCTGCAAACATGTGCACTGTGGCCAGGGAAGCTGTGTTGTGACATCTACAGCTCCGTTTTATGAGTGCAAGTGCAAGCCTCCATTCAAACCACCACACTGCAGGAAAG CTTCTCCCTGCAGACCCAATCCCTGTCAGAATGGTGGCACATGCAAGAGAGGTCAAAAACGTTCGtccttccagtgttcctgcccTGAAGGACACACTGGAAATTTCTGTGAAGTTG GACCTAATGACTGTTACCAGGAGGATGGAGAGTCTTACCGCGGCATGGTGAGCATGACGGTGGACGGAGAAGAGTGTCTAGACTGGAATTCTTATTTTATCCAGCAGAAAGGTGGAGATCCTTTTAGAGAGTACGCAGGCTTCGATGGAATTGGGCCGCACAATTTCTGCAG GAACCCTGACGGCGATGATCAGCCTTGGTGCTTCGTTAAAAAGGATGACAAACTTAGGTGGAGTTATTGCAATGTTAGGAAATGTACTGCAG CTCCGCCCACTGTACCGACCATCCATGAAACTGATCCAACTCCAGCTAAGCCAGACGTCCCTCCTTTCCTGTTCTCCCAGTGCGGGAAGCCACAGCCTGGACGCTCTGCCAGGATCTTTGGAGGGAAGAAGTCTCTCCCTGGAGCTCATCCTTGGCAGGCATCCCTGCAGACCAGAACCAGAGGCTCCTCGGGGCCCTTCAGACACATCTGTGGAGGCATCCTGTTAGAGTCCTGCTGGGTGCTCACTGCTGCACACTGCAT TAAAAGCGGAATGGAAATGCAGGTGGTGCTAGGAGGAGTGGACATAGAGAAGGATGAAGCATTCGATCAGGTTATTCCTGTGGAGAGAGCCATCGTGCACGAGGAATACAAAGAGACTCCCTTTGCACTTCATAATGATGTTG CCATGTTGAAGCTGAGGGTCACAGACAAACCGTACTGTGCTAAAGAAACCCGCTTTGTGAAGACAGCCTGCCTGCCGAATACGAGATTTGACAGCGGGACAGAGTGTGTGATCTCGGGCTGGGGTGTGACAGAAACAC AGAAGTATGGTACCAACCAGCTGCTGGATGCTCGTGTTCTCCTCATCTCCCAGGAGAAATGTCAAGCCCCCCACGTTTATGGAAACACTCTGGATGACAGCATGTTCTGTGCAGGAAACATGAGAGGAGGTGTCGACTCCTGCCAG GGTGACTCTGGTGGTCCCCTAGTGTGTGAGCGTAACGGGACACACTATGTAGTGGGTGTGGTGAGCTGGGGGGACGGCTGTGGCAAGAAGTACAAGCCTGGTGTCTACGCCAATGTGGCCCAGTTTATTGACTGGATCGCTCATCATTTACTCACTTAA